One window from the genome of Pseudonocardia hierapolitana encodes:
- a CDS encoding response regulator, producing MRVLVVDDDFMVARVHSGYVARIPGCEVVGVAHTGADAVRLAGELRPDLVLLDVYLPDRSGIEVLRELRTGSPDDPFVLVITAADDPGTVTAALHGGATHYLVKPFDAAVLREHVERVARVRGRLAGLERAAQDDIDSLFGGRHGGTTRLPKGLTAPTARLVEQVLRGHDGDLSAAECAELTELSRVSARRYLEHFVATGAATVRLRYGGTGRPERRYRWSG from the coding sequence ATGCGGGTGCTCGTCGTCGACGACGACTTCATGGTCGCCCGCGTGCACAGCGGGTACGTCGCGCGGATCCCCGGCTGCGAGGTGGTCGGGGTCGCCCACACGGGCGCCGACGCCGTCCGGCTGGCCGGCGAGCTGCGGCCCGACCTCGTGCTGCTGGACGTCTACCTGCCCGACCGGTCCGGGATCGAGGTGCTGCGCGAGCTGCGCACCGGCTCCCCGGACGACCCGTTCGTGCTCGTGATCACCGCGGCCGACGACCCGGGCACCGTGACCGCCGCGCTGCACGGCGGCGCCACGCACTACCTCGTGAAGCCGTTCGACGCGGCCGTCCTGCGCGAGCACGTGGAGCGGGTGGCGCGGGTGCGCGGGCGGCTCGCCGGGCTGGAGCGTGCCGCGCAGGACGACATCGACAGCCTGTTCGGCGGTCGCCACGGCGGCACGACGCGGCTGCCCAAGGGCCTCACCGCACCGACGGCCCGGCTGGTGGAGCAGGTTCTGCGCGGGCACGACGGCGACCTGTCCGCGGCCGAGTGCGCCGAGCTCACGGAGCTGTCGCGGGTGAGCGCGCGCCGCTACCTGGAGCACTTCGTCGCCACCGGCGCGGCCACCGTCAGGCTGCGGTACGGCGGCACGGGGCGGCCCGAGCGCCGGTATCGCTGGAGCGGCTGA
- a CDS encoding alpha-glucosidase/alpha-galactosidase, whose protein sequence is MAKITIVGAGGYVFPFRLIGDLLSYPALRDSTLTLMDIDAGRLERTASAARALVAHHGFPTTVQSTTDRRAALDGADHVIITFQVGGVDAFRDDVEIPRRYGVDQTVGDTLGPGGVFRFLRSVVAYREIAADLAELAPRAQVINYANPMAMATWYLNALGARTVGLCHSVQGTSRMLARALDVPYEEVRFRAGGINHQSWFTEFRRGDEDLYPRLRQVMGERHLHGPAGRGFASDHGDHSGADRGESVYEGGNERVRTAIMDAFGYFHTESSHHASEYLPYFRKSPELVREFIPERWDYYEICQNHDEDGQTAKLLDDLKRELAPSVEYGAAIVHSIETGQQSVIYGNVPNTGLVTNLPDGCCVEVACLVDGNGVQPAVFGALPPQCAAVNRTGINVQELAVTAALTGRREHVYHAVMADPLTSALLTLDQITAMVDELFLAHKAYLPPELSA, encoded by the coding sequence ATGGCCAAGATCACTATCGTCGGCGCCGGCGGATACGTCTTCCCGTTCCGGCTGATCGGTGACCTGCTCAGCTATCCCGCGCTGCGCGACAGCACGCTCACGCTGATGGACATCGACGCCGGCCGCCTGGAGCGCACCGCGAGCGCTGCCCGCGCGCTCGTCGCGCACCACGGCTTCCCGACCACGGTGCAGAGCACCACCGACCGGCGGGCGGCCCTCGACGGCGCCGACCACGTGATCATCACGTTCCAGGTGGGCGGCGTGGACGCCTTCCGCGACGACGTGGAGATCCCGCGCCGGTACGGCGTGGACCAGACCGTCGGCGACACGCTCGGCCCCGGTGGGGTGTTCCGGTTCCTGCGGTCCGTGGTGGCCTACCGCGAGATCGCCGCCGACCTCGCCGAGCTCGCGCCGCGTGCCCAGGTGATCAACTACGCCAACCCGATGGCGATGGCCACCTGGTACCTGAACGCGCTGGGCGCCCGCACCGTGGGCCTGTGCCACAGCGTGCAGGGCACCTCCCGGATGCTCGCCCGCGCGCTGGACGTCCCGTACGAGGAGGTGCGCTTCCGGGCCGGGGGGATCAACCACCAGTCGTGGTTCACCGAGTTCCGTCGGGGCGATGAGGACCTGTACCCGCGCCTGCGCCAGGTCATGGGGGAGCGGCACCTGCACGGGCCTGCCGGGCGCGGGTTCGCCTCGGACCACGGCGACCACAGCGGCGCCGACCGCGGGGAGTCGGTGTACGAGGGCGGCAACGAGCGGGTCCGCACCGCGATCATGGACGCCTTCGGCTACTTCCACACCGAGTCGAGCCACCACGCGTCGGAGTACCTGCCGTACTTCCGCAAGTCGCCCGAGCTCGTGCGCGAGTTCATCCCGGAGCGCTGGGACTACTACGAGATCTGCCAGAACCACGACGAGGACGGGCAGACCGCGAAGCTCCTCGACGACCTGAAGCGCGAGCTGGCCCCGTCGGTCGAGTACGGCGCGGCGATCGTGCACAGCATCGAGACCGGACAGCAGAGCGTGATCTACGGCAACGTGCCCAACACCGGGCTCGTCACCAACCTGCCCGACGGCTGCTGCGTGGAGGTGGCCTGCCTCGTGGACGGCAACGGCGTGCAGCCCGCGGTGTTCGGTGCGCTGCCGCCGCAGTGCGCCGCGGTCAACCGCACCGGGATCAACGTGCAGGAGCTCGCGGTGACGGCCGCGCTCACCGGCCGCCGGGAGCACGTCTACCACGCCGTCATGGCCGACCCGCTCACCAGCGCGCTGCTCACCCTCGACCAGATCACGGCGATGGTCGACGAGCTGTTCCTGGCGCACAAGGCGTACCTGCCGCCCGAGCTCTCGGCCTGA
- a CDS encoding sensor histidine kinase: MSTGRTLARQFLGWQLGIVGLLLAAVTALAVVQSDAAFRETQGRRMLSVAEDVAATAGVRESLAARSFGPLPALGTSARNLSGADEIVIVDADLVVRSAADPAQVGEPFPVGESTAPAGRAWVGNPDGRTVVAQVPVLADDGRVVGLVAARVEAPPLLTGLVAAPGPAAALVGVAVVLGVAGSLLLARRVRRQTLGLEPAEIVELVQRREAMLLGVKEGVLGLDRAHRITLLNAAAEELLGIDAVGTRVDHLGLDDRLRDVLTGTAVGADQVVLHDTRVLVLNRMPVVVDGATVGAVVTLRDRTELAALEDRLDASRHVTDTLRAQAHEFTNRLHTIAGLTELGEHEEVRRFVAGIVAGSDQWRREVTASVGDAAVAALLVAKASLATERGAELRLAPGSRLDAVDPARDPALSADLVTVLGNLVDNALDAAGPGWVEIAFATEPDAVRVTVRDSGPGVASELVEEVFRHGFSTKAAEHDTGGRGLGLALARQVCLRRGGTITLHNDGGPGLAGAVFTACLPLAPAQVPA, translated from the coding sequence TTGAGCACAGGACGGACGCTCGCACGGCAGTTCCTGGGCTGGCAGCTCGGGATCGTGGGGCTGCTGCTCGCCGCCGTCACCGCGCTCGCGGTGGTGCAGTCGGATGCGGCGTTCCGGGAGACGCAGGGGCGGCGGATGCTGTCGGTGGCCGAGGACGTGGCGGCCACCGCGGGCGTGCGGGAGAGCCTCGCTGCCCGCAGCTTCGGCCCCCTGCCCGCACTCGGGACGAGCGCGCGCAACCTGTCCGGCGCCGACGAGATCGTGATCGTCGACGCCGACCTCGTGGTGCGCAGCGCCGCCGACCCGGCGCAGGTGGGCGAGCCGTTCCCGGTCGGGGAGAGCACCGCGCCTGCCGGGCGGGCGTGGGTCGGCAACCCGGACGGGCGGACGGTCGTGGCGCAGGTACCCGTGCTCGCCGACGACGGGCGCGTCGTCGGGCTCGTGGCCGCCCGGGTCGAGGCGCCGCCGCTGCTGACCGGGCTCGTGGCGGCGCCCGGACCGGCCGCGGCGCTGGTGGGGGTCGCGGTCGTGCTCGGGGTGGCCGGCTCACTGCTGCTCGCCCGGCGCGTGCGCCGGCAGACCCTCGGCCTCGAACCGGCCGAGATCGTGGAGCTGGTACAGCGGCGCGAGGCGATGCTGCTCGGGGTGAAGGAGGGTGTGCTCGGGCTCGACCGCGCCCACCGGATCACCCTGCTCAACGCCGCGGCGGAGGAGCTGCTCGGGATCGACGCCGTCGGCACCCGGGTCGATCACCTCGGCCTGGACGACCGGTTGCGCGACGTCCTCACCGGCACCGCGGTCGGCGCCGACCAGGTGGTGCTGCACGACACGCGCGTGCTGGTGCTCAACCGGATGCCGGTGGTGGTGGACGGCGCCACCGTCGGTGCCGTCGTCACGCTCAGGGACCGCACGGAGCTGGCCGCCCTCGAGGACCGGCTCGACGCGTCCCGCCACGTCACCGACACGCTGCGGGCGCAGGCGCACGAGTTCACCAACCGCCTGCATACGATCGCCGGGCTCACCGAGCTCGGCGAGCACGAGGAGGTGCGGCGGTTCGTGGCGGGGATCGTGGCCGGGTCGGACCAGTGGCGCCGCGAGGTCACCGCGAGCGTCGGGGACGCCGCCGTGGCCGCGCTGCTGGTGGCCAAGGCGAGCCTCGCCACCGAGCGCGGCGCCGAGCTGCGGCTCGCGCCCGGCAGCCGGCTCGACGCGGTCGACCCCGCGCGGGATCCCGCCCTGTCGGCCGACCTGGTGACGGTGCTGGGCAACCTCGTCGACAACGCGCTCGACGCCGCCGGCCCCGGATGGGTGGAGATCGCGTTCGCGACGGAGCCCGACGCCGTGCGCGTGACCGTCCGCGACTCCGGCCCCGGCGTGGCGTCCGAGCTGGTCGAGGAGGTGTTCCGGCACGGCTTCAGCACCAAGGCAGCCGAGCACGACACCGGCGGGCGTGGACTCGGGCTCGCGCTGGCCCGCCAGGTGTGCCTGCGCCGCGGGGGGACGATCACCCTGCACAACGACGGCGGCCCGGGCCTCGCCGGCGCCGTGTTCACCGCCTGCCTGCCGCTCGCCCCCGCCCAGGTGCCCGCCTGA
- a CDS encoding Bug family tripartite tricarboxylate transporter substrate binding protein: MRTRSVVAVLAALAAVLLVPPAVGGLTGGGDGTQLRGLRFLVPNAPGGGYDITARTAAKAMEDAGVTGAVEVFNLPGAGGTVGLGRTVNESGNDRLVMSMGLGVVGSVYTNDSPATLTDTTPIARLTQETEIVVVGKDSPLRTFDDLAAAWRADPGAVPVGGGSSPGGPDHLAPMLMAEGMGIDPRTVNYVSYDGGGELLAAVLGGKVAFGVSGLSEYADQIEAGELRVLAVTAAQRVPGVDAPTLKEAGVNVEFANWRGIVAPPGLSDEGRAELVAAFTTLRESREWKEALERNGWQDAFLPGDDFAAFLRSENDRVAGVLRNLGLVA; encoded by the coding sequence ATGCGGACCCGGAGTGTGGTCGCGGTGCTCGCGGCGCTGGCCGCGGTGCTGCTGGTGCCGCCGGCGGTCGGCGGGCTCACCGGCGGCGGCGACGGCACGCAGCTGCGTGGCCTGCGGTTCCTGGTGCCCAACGCGCCCGGCGGTGGCTACGACATCACGGCGCGCACGGCGGCCAAGGCGATGGAGGACGCCGGGGTCACCGGCGCCGTGGAGGTCTTCAACCTCCCGGGCGCGGGCGGCACGGTCGGGCTCGGCCGCACGGTCAACGAGAGCGGCAACGACCGGCTCGTCATGTCGATGGGCCTTGGCGTCGTCGGCTCGGTGTACACCAACGACTCGCCCGCGACGCTCACCGACACCACGCCGATCGCGCGGCTCACGCAGGAGACCGAGATCGTCGTCGTCGGCAAGGACTCGCCGCTGCGCACCTTCGACGACCTCGCGGCGGCCTGGCGGGCCGACCCGGGCGCGGTGCCCGTCGGTGGCGGGTCCAGCCCGGGCGGGCCGGACCACCTCGCGCCGATGCTCATGGCCGAAGGCATGGGGATCGACCCGCGCACCGTCAACTACGTCTCCTACGACGGCGGCGGTGAGCTGCTCGCCGCGGTGCTCGGCGGCAAGGTCGCGTTCGGCGTCTCCGGGCTGTCGGAGTACGCCGACCAGATCGAGGCGGGCGAGCTGCGCGTGCTGGCGGTCACCGCGGCGCAGCGCGTACCCGGCGTCGACGCGCCCACCTTGAAGGAGGCGGGCGTGAACGTCGAGTTCGCCAACTGGCGCGGCATCGTGGCGCCGCCGGGGCTCAGCGACGAAGGTCGCGCCGAGCTGGTGGCGGCGTTCACGACGCTGCGGGAGTCGCGGGAGTGGAAGGAAGCCCTCGAGCGCAACGGCTGGCAGGACGCGTTCCTGCCCGGTGACGACTTCGCGGCGTTCCTGCGGTCCGAGAACGACCGCGTCGCCGGTGTCCTGCGGAACCTGGGGTTGGTGGCATGA
- the manD gene encoding D-mannonate dehydratase ManD gives MRIAGADVIVTCPGRNFVTLEITTDDGLVGYGDATLNGRELSVASYLRDHVVPLLIDRDAHRIEDTWQYLYRGAYWRRGPVTMAAIAAVDVALWDIKAKAAGMPLYQLLGGASRTGIMAYGHASGRDLPEVLDSIRARREEGFRSIRVQSGVPGLDTIYGIGNPLDRTGLPNEEVWDTPAYLRHLPTVFEAVRGEFGPELPLLHDVHHRLTPIQAAKLGKALEPYDLFWLEDCTPAENQEGLRLVRQHTTTPLAIGEVFNTVFDYQTLIREQLIDYVRSAVTHTGGITAMRKLFDYAALHQVKSGIHGPTDISPVGMAAGLHLDLAIHNFGIQEFAPHTAETYEVFRRSYTFDDGYLHPGETPGIGVTVDKEAAAKFKYSPSYLPVNRLQDGTVHDW, from the coding sequence ATGCGGATCGCAGGCGCCGACGTCATCGTCACCTGCCCGGGACGCAACTTCGTCACCCTCGAGATCACCACCGACGACGGCCTCGTCGGCTACGGCGACGCCACCCTGAACGGCCGCGAGCTGTCCGTGGCCAGCTACCTGCGCGACCACGTCGTCCCCCTGCTGATCGACCGCGACGCCCACCGGATCGAGGACACCTGGCAGTACCTCTACCGCGGCGCCTACTGGCGGCGCGGGCCGGTGACCATGGCGGCCATCGCCGCCGTCGACGTGGCGCTGTGGGACATCAAGGCCAAGGCCGCCGGCATGCCGCTCTACCAGCTGCTCGGTGGGGCCAGCCGCACCGGGATCATGGCCTACGGGCACGCGAGCGGCCGCGACCTGCCGGAGGTGCTGGACTCGATCCGGGCGCGCCGGGAGGAAGGCTTCCGGTCGATCCGCGTGCAGTCCGGCGTGCCCGGCCTGGACACGATCTACGGCATCGGGAACCCCCTCGACCGCACCGGCCTGCCCAACGAGGAGGTCTGGGACACCCCCGCGTACCTGCGCCACCTGCCGACGGTGTTCGAGGCGGTCCGGGGCGAGTTCGGCCCCGAACTGCCGCTGCTGCACGACGTGCACCACCGGCTCACCCCGATCCAGGCGGCGAAGCTCGGCAAGGCCCTCGAGCCGTACGACCTGTTCTGGCTGGAGGACTGCACGCCCGCCGAGAACCAGGAGGGCCTGCGGCTGGTCCGCCAGCACACGACCACCCCGCTGGCGATCGGCGAGGTCTTCAACACGGTCTTCGACTACCAGACCCTGATCCGCGAGCAGCTGATCGACTACGTCCGCTCCGCCGTGACCCACACCGGTGGGATCACCGCCATGCGCAAGCTCTTCGACTACGCCGCGCTGCACCAGGTGAAGTCCGGCATCCACGGCCCCACCGACATCTCCCCCGTCGGCATGGCCGCCGGCCTGCACCTGGACCTCGCGATCCACAACTTCGGCATCCAGGAGTTCGCGCCGCACACCGCCGAGACCTACGAGGTGTTCCGCCGCTCCTACACCTTCGACGACGGCTACCTGCACCCCGGCGAGACCCCCGGCATCGGCGTCACGGTCGACAAGGAGGCCGCGGCGAAGTTCAAGTACTCGCCGTCCTACCTCCCGGTGAACCGCCTCCAGGACGGCACCGTCCACGACTGGTGA
- a CDS encoding methyltransferase domain-containing protein gives MLVTSRSAAEYHAMFDLTPDDLAGPILDCCAGGASFAAETGGRVVAVDPAYALGPGELAVRVRTGLDEGDRMIERNADRFEWGWYGSPARRAEMRREAAELFLADLEGRPERYVAGALPDLPLASGAVDLVLCSHLLFTWADQLGEDWHRRALAELVRVARREVRIFPVVVQGTGDPVAFLDRLRAELDDVGCRSHLRDVPYRFQRGGDQMLLVECAPRPKR, from the coding sequence GTGCTCGTCACCTCCCGGTCGGCCGCGGAGTACCACGCGATGTTCGACCTCACCCCCGACGACCTGGCGGGGCCGATCCTCGACTGCTGCGCGGGAGGAGCCAGCTTCGCCGCCGAGACCGGCGGCCGGGTCGTCGCCGTCGACCCCGCCTACGCGCTGGGCCCCGGTGAGTTGGCGGTGCGGGTGCGCACGGGGCTCGACGAGGGCGATCGGATGATCGAGCGGAACGCGGACCGGTTCGAATGGGGCTGGTACGGCAGCCCCGCCCGACGCGCGGAGATGCGGAGGGAGGCGGCCGAGCTCTTCCTCGCCGACCTGGAAGGGCGCCCCGAGCGGTACGTCGCCGGTGCGCTGCCCGACCTGCCGCTGGCCTCCGGCGCCGTCGACCTCGTGCTGTGCTCCCACCTGCTGTTCACCTGGGCCGATCAGCTGGGCGAGGACTGGCACCGGCGTGCGCTGGCCGAGCTCGTCCGCGTGGCCCGCCGCGAGGTCCGGATCTTCCCGGTCGTCGTCCAGGGCACCGGGGATCCGGTGGCGTTCCTCGACCGCCTGCGGGCCGAGCTGGACGATGTCGGCTGCCGGTCACACCTCCGGGATGTGCCCTACCGGTTCCAGCGGGGCGGGGACCAGATGCTCCTCGTCGAGTGTGCTCCACGGCCGAAGCGGTGA
- a CDS encoding pyridoxal-phosphate dependent enzyme, which translates to MTTPALWWRPDPQAGSHPRPLPDGLLPFHRLLPGYAPTPLVELPEVAARLRVGRVLVKDESDRFGLPAFKMLGASWAAARAVRERVGADSLDPDAIRRRVAESAARVLLCTATAGNHGRAVARTARLLGVPARIWVPAATPTLLRAAIEGEGADVVGVDGDYDDAVREARSAAAAERDAVLVQDTANGTDDGEVPGWVVEGYATLLHEVRTQLGREPDVLVVPVGVGSLALATATYGAARLLTVEPAQAACLLTSLTHGEPHTVRTGRTVMAGLNAGTVSAAAWPVLSARVAAATAVADEAALTAAGELHAAGVAAGACGGAALAGLERAMAEPGAREALGVDEDSCIAVLSTDGTG; encoded by the coding sequence GTGACGACGCCCGCCCTCTGGTGGCGGCCCGACCCGCAGGCCGGGTCCCATCCGCGCCCGCTGCCGGACGGGCTGCTCCCGTTCCACCGCCTGCTGCCCGGTTACGCGCCCACCCCGCTCGTGGAGCTGCCGGAGGTCGCGGCGCGGCTGCGGGTCGGGCGCGTGCTGGTGAAGGACGAGTCGGACCGCTTCGGGCTGCCGGCGTTCAAGATGCTCGGGGCGTCCTGGGCGGCGGCGCGGGCGGTCCGGGAACGGGTCGGCGCGGACTCGCTCGACCCCGACGCGATCCGCCGCCGCGTCGCGGAGTCGGCCGCCCGGGTCCTGCTCTGCACGGCCACCGCGGGCAACCACGGCCGCGCCGTCGCGCGCACCGCCCGCCTGCTCGGTGTGCCCGCCCGGATCTGGGTGCCCGCGGCGACGCCCACACTCCTGCGCGCGGCGATCGAGGGGGAGGGCGCCGACGTGGTCGGCGTCGACGGCGACTACGACGACGCGGTGCGGGAGGCGCGCTCCGCCGCGGCGGCGGAGCGCGACGCGGTGCTGGTGCAGGACACCGCGAACGGCACGGACGACGGTGAGGTCCCCGGGTGGGTGGTGGAGGGCTACGCGACCCTGTTGCACGAGGTCCGCACCCAGCTCGGGCGTGAACCCGACGTCCTGGTCGTGCCGGTGGGCGTCGGCTCGCTGGCCCTCGCGACCGCGACGTATGGCGCCGCGCGGCTGCTGACCGTCGAGCCGGCGCAGGCGGCGTGCCTGCTCACGAGCCTCACCCACGGCGAGCCACACACCGTCCGCACCGGCCGGACCGTCATGGCCGGGCTCAACGCAGGCACCGTCTCCGCTGCGGCGTGGCCGGTGCTGAGCGCGCGGGTGGCGGCCGCGACCGCCGTCGCCGACGAGGCGGCACTCACCGCGGCCGGCGAGCTGCACGCCGCGGGCGTCGCGGCGGGGGCCTGCGGTGGCGCGGCGCTCGCCGGGCTGGAGCGGGCCATGGCCGAGCCCGGCGCCCGGGAGGCGCTCGGGGTCGACGAGGACTCGTGCATCGCGGTGCTCAGCACGGACGGGACCGGCTGA
- a CDS encoding tripartite tricarboxylate transporter TctB family protein → MSELASESTAQRESTGESTGESTGESTGESTARRAFVPWLREHSELGVSALLLATGVLVLADVLTAPRSGNASDPLGPNAVPFLLGGLLLLLAVLLTLDVLRGGHGEAEAGEDIDLAVPADKRTVLILAGVIVATAALIPLLGWPIAGTVLFWGATYALGSRAFPRDLLIAAGVSLATWLVFDALLGVDLPGGPLMGLI, encoded by the coding sequence ATGAGCGAGCTCGCGAGCGAATCAACGGCACAGCGCGAATCAACGGGCGAATCAACGGGCGAATCAACGGGCGAATCAACGGGCGAATCAACGGCACGGCGCGCGTTCGTTCCGTGGCTGCGCGAGCACTCCGAGCTGGGCGTGTCGGCCCTGCTGCTCGCGACCGGCGTCCTCGTGCTCGCCGACGTCCTCACCGCACCCCGTTCCGGCAACGCCTCCGACCCGCTCGGCCCGAACGCCGTGCCGTTCCTGCTGGGCGGCCTGCTCCTGCTGCTCGCCGTGCTGCTCACGCTCGACGTGCTCCGGGGTGGCCACGGCGAGGCCGAGGCGGGGGAGGACATCGACCTGGCCGTGCCCGCCGACAAGCGCACCGTGCTGATCCTCGCCGGCGTGATCGTCGCGACCGCGGCGCTCATCCCGCTGCTCGGCTGGCCGATCGCCGGCACCGTGCTGTTCTGGGGCGCGACCTACGCCCTCGGCTCGCGCGCCTTCCCGCGCGACCTGCTGATCGCCGCGGGCGTCTCGCTGGCGACGTGGCTCGTGTTCGACGCGCTGCTCGGCGTGGACCTGCCCGGCGGACCGCTCATGGGGCTGATCTGA
- a CDS encoding zinc-binding dehydrogenase: MFQPVEVPAPAAGDLRPGEVLVALEHGGICGSDLPYFRAGGRPVVERGRPAGAPPGFPLHEIVGRVHASRDSAVAVGERVVGWASAADALAELVVTAGSGLHPVDGDGHRAQAIVAQPLACVLYAVDQLGDLRGKRAAVLGLGSIGMLFAWALRQRGAATVVGVDPVDRTAHAAAFGLDEVLVTDSLRWSESLGGTDRPDVVVEAVGHQTATVTHAVRGVADHGTVYCFGIPVRDAYPIDVYDVVRRNLRVIGGLTHDRRAVLGRALAHLHEFPQVAEELVTDVRPATDAAAAYTAACTPTAGRLKTVLAL, encoded by the coding sequence ATGTTCCAACCGGTGGAGGTGCCCGCCCCGGCCGCGGGCGACCTGCGCCCGGGGGAGGTGCTCGTGGCGCTGGAGCACGGCGGCATCTGCGGCAGCGACCTGCCCTACTTCCGGGCGGGCGGGCGGCCGGTGGTGGAGCGGGGACGGCCTGCGGGCGCGCCACCGGGCTTCCCGCTGCACGAGATCGTCGGGCGCGTGCACGCCTCCCGCGACTCCGCCGTGGCGGTCGGGGAGCGGGTGGTCGGTTGGGCGTCGGCGGCGGACGCGCTGGCCGAGCTCGTGGTCACCGCCGGTTCCGGACTGCACCCCGTCGACGGCGACGGCCACCGCGCGCAGGCGATCGTGGCGCAGCCGCTGGCCTGCGTCCTCTACGCGGTCGACCAGCTGGGCGACCTGCGGGGCAAGCGGGCCGCTGTGCTCGGGCTCGGCTCCATCGGCATGCTGTTCGCGTGGGCGCTGCGGCAGCGGGGCGCGGCAACGGTGGTCGGTGTCGACCCGGTCGACCGCACCGCCCACGCCGCCGCGTTCGGCCTCGACGAGGTGCTGGTGACCGACAGCCTGCGGTGGTCGGAGTCGCTCGGTGGGACCGACCGGCCCGACGTGGTCGTCGAGGCCGTGGGCCACCAGACCGCCACCGTCACCCATGCCGTGCGCGGGGTCGCCGACCACGGCACCGTCTACTGCTTCGGCATCCCGGTGCGGGACGCGTACCCGATCGACGTCTACGACGTCGTTCGGCGGAACCTGCGGGTCATCGGTGGCCTCACCCACGACCGGCGCGCGGTGCTGGGCCGGGCGCTGGCGCACCTGCACGAGTTCCCGCAGGTGGCCGAGGAGCTGGTCACCGACGTGCGTCCCGCGACGGATGCCGCGGCCGCCTACACGGCGGCCTGCACCCCGACGGCGGGCCGCCTGAAGACGGTGCTCGCGCTGTAG
- a CDS encoding tripartite tricarboxylate transporter permease, whose amino-acid sequence MENLTLLFEGFGQALTPANLLFSAIGVLLGTAIGVLPGIGPAMAVALLLPVTYAFDPTGAFILFAGIYFGAMFGGSTTSILLNTPGESASVMAAIEGNPMARSGRGAQALAAAAIGHFIGGIAGALGLVLLAPLVASVAVDIGAPDFFAIMVLAFVAVTSVLGSSRVRGFAALAIGLTIGLVGLDPLSGQPRLTFGIPQLADGIDVVIVAVGLFAVGEALWVAAHLRRTVDRPIPVGRPWLSRDDLRRTWRPWLRGPFIGFTFGSIPAGGAEMSTFMSYVAERRLSRRRDEFGKGAIEGVAGPEAAASASSAGTLATMLTLGLPTTAIAAVMLAAFQQFGIQPGPLLFENEPDLVWTLIASLFIGLVLLLVLNLPLAPVWAKLLRIPRPYLYAGILFFACVGAYAVSGQPVDLLVLLAIGAVGFLMRRYGLPVLPAIIGVILGPDAELQLRRALQLADGDVTTLVSTPLSVVVYLVIAALLLFPLVGKLRRRDADVPPPPPRERVGV is encoded by the coding sequence ATGGAGAACCTCACCCTCCTCTTCGAGGGCTTCGGCCAGGCGCTGACGCCGGCCAACCTGCTGTTCTCGGCGATCGGCGTGCTGCTGGGCACCGCGATCGGCGTGCTGCCCGGCATCGGCCCGGCGATGGCGGTGGCGCTCCTGCTGCCCGTCACGTACGCGTTCGACCCGACCGGCGCGTTCATCCTGTTCGCCGGCATCTACTTCGGGGCCATGTTCGGCGGGTCGACCACATCGATCCTGCTCAACACCCCCGGCGAGAGCGCGTCGGTCATGGCGGCGATCGAGGGCAACCCGATGGCGCGGTCCGGCCGCGGCGCGCAGGCGCTCGCCGCCGCCGCGATCGGGCACTTCATCGGCGGCATCGCAGGTGCACTCGGGCTGGTGCTGCTCGCGCCGCTGGTGGCCTCGGTCGCGGTCGACATCGGCGCCCCCGATTTCTTCGCGATCATGGTGCTGGCGTTCGTCGCCGTCACCTCGGTGCTCGGCAGCTCCCGGGTGCGCGGCTTCGCGGCGCTCGCGATCGGCCTGACGATCGGCCTGGTCGGGCTCGACCCCCTCTCCGGCCAGCCGCGCCTGACGTTCGGCATCCCGCAGCTCGCCGACGGCATCGACGTCGTGATCGTCGCGGTGGGGCTGTTCGCGGTGGGCGAGGCGCTGTGGGTGGCCGCGCACCTGCGACGCACCGTCGACCGGCCGATCCCGGTGGGGCGGCCGTGGCTGTCGCGCGACGACCTGCGCCGCACCTGGAGGCCGTGGCTGCGTGGGCCCTTCATCGGGTTCACGTTCGGATCGATCCCCGCCGGTGGCGCGGAGATGTCGACGTTCATGTCGTACGTGGCCGAGCGCCGGCTCTCCCGGCGTCGGGACGAGTTCGGGAAGGGCGCGATCGAGGGCGTCGCCGGACCGGAGGCGGCGGCCAGCGCGTCGTCGGCGGGCACGCTCGCCACGATGCTCACGCTCGGCCTGCCGACCACGGCGATCGCCGCCGTCATGCTCGCGGCGTTCCAGCAGTTCGGCATCCAGCCCGGCCCGCTGCTGTTCGAGAACGAGCCGGACCTGGTGTGGACGCTCATCGCGAGCCTCTTCATCGGGCTCGTGCTGCTGCTGGTGCTGAACCTGCCGCTCGCGCCGGTGTGGGCGAAGCTGCTGCGCATCCCGCGGCCGTACCTCTACGCGGGCATCCTGTTCTTCGCCTGCGTCGGCGCCTACGCGGTGAGCGGTCAGCCCGTCGACCTGCTGGTGCTGCTCGCGATCGGTGCGGTCGGGTTCCTCATGCGCCGCTACGGGCTCCCGGTGCTCCCGGCGATCATCGGCGTGATCCTCGGGCCCGACGCCGAGCTGCAGCTGCGCCGCGCCCTGCAGCTCGCGGACGGCGACGTCACCACGCTGGTCTCCACGCCCCTGTCGGTGGTGGTGTACCTGGTGATCGCGGCCCTGCTGCTGTTCCCGCTGGTCGGGAAACTGAGGAGGCGTGATGCGGACGTGCCGCCTCCACCGCCGCGGGAGCGCGTGGGCGTCTGA